One segment of Panicum virgatum strain AP13 chromosome 1K, P.virgatum_v5, whole genome shotgun sequence DNA contains the following:
- the LOC120641053 gene encoding microtubule-associated protein 70-2-like, with protein MADGGGEEGNASAHKGSARRRGAVQAGMDADELLTLMHGSDPVKVELTRLENEVRDKDRELGEAHAEIKALRLSERAREKAVEELTAELEKVDGKLKLTESLLETKNLELKKTNDEKKAAMAAQFAAEATLRRVHAAQKDDDMPPIEAILAPLEAELKLSRQEIAKLQDDNRALDRLTKQKEAALLEAERTVQIAMAKAAMVDDMQNKNQELMKQIEICQEENKILDRLHRQKVAEVEKLSQTVRELEEAVLQGGAAANAVREYQRKVQEMNEEKKILDRELARAKVTANRVAVVVANEWKDANDKVMPVKQWLEERRFMQGEMQQLRDKLAIAERTARSEAQLKEKYQLRLKVLEDGLRGPPSGSSRPPTEGKSTSNGPPRRLSLGGADSMSKACPNGALMRRSPSFNSRSSLTTSSSLVLKHAKGSSRSFDGGTRSLDRGKVLGNGPQSLNRSTDAFKDCETADNWKADAEEKNNETTNSDSCDMVSGVLYDMLQKEVVSLRKACHEKDQSLKDKDDAIEMLAKKVDTLNKAMEVEAKKMRREIAAMEKEFAAVRLEKEQESKSKRLGNSKGPGTSSQTVSGRTAPRGGLARNLQ; from the exons ATGGCCGacggcgggggcgaggagggGAATGCTTCGGCGCACAAgggctccgcgcgccgccggggggCGGTGCAGGCGGGCATGGACGCGGACGAGCTCCTCACGCTCATGCACGGCTCGGATCCCGTCAAGGTCGAGCTCACCCGGCTGGAGAATGAAGTGAGGG ATAAGGATAGGGAGCTGGGTGAGGCGCACGCGGAGATAAAGGCGCTGCGGCTGtcggagagggcgcgagagaaGGCCGTCGAGGAG CTCACTGCTGAACTTGAGAAAGTGGATGGAAAACTCAAGTTGACAGAGTCTCTCCTTGAAACCAAA AACTTAGAACTTAAGAAAACAAATGATGAGAAAAAAGCTGCTATGGCTGCTCAGTTTGCAGCCGAAGCAACGCTACGAAGGGTACATGCAGCCCAGAAAGATGATGATATGCCACCTATTGAAGCCATTCTTGCACCACTTGAAGCAGAGCTAAAGCTTTCTAGGCAAGAG ATTGCAAAGCTCCAGGATGACAATAGAGCTTTAGACCGTTTGACGAAGCAAAAGGAGGCAGCATTGCTAGAAGCAGAAAGGACTGTACAAATCGCAATGGCAAAAGCTGCTATGGTTGATGACATGCAAAACAAGAACCAAGAGTTGATGAAGCAAATTGAAATTTGCCAG GAAGAAAATAAGATCTTGGACAGGTTGCACCGCCAAAAAGTTGCAGAAGTAGAAAAGCTTAGTCAAACTGTGAGAGAGCTGGAAGAGGCTGTTCTACAAGGCGGTGCAGCTGCCAATGCTGTTAGAGAATACCAACGGAAAGTTCAAGAAATGAAT gaagaaaagaaaattctGGACCGGGAGCTTGCTCGGGCTAAAGTTACTGCAAACAGGGTCGCTGTTGTAGTTGCAAATGAGTGGAAAGATGCTAATGACAAAGTAATGCCTGTTAAACAGTGGCTTGAAGAGCGAAGGTTCATGCAG GGTGAGATGCAGCAGCTTCGTGACAAACTTGCTATTGCAGAGCGAACAGCCCGATCTGAAGCTCAACTAAAG GAAAAGTATCAGTTGCGCCTAAAGGTTTTAGAAGATGGATTGAGGGGTCCACCAAGTGGTTCTAGTCGGCCTCCTACAGAAGGAAAGAGTACAAGTAATGGACCTCCCCGACGGCTTTCACTAGGTGGTGCTGATAGTATGTCCAAAGCTTGTCCAAACGGTGCGTTAATGAGGAGGTCTCCATCTTTCAATTCAAGATCCTCTCTCACAACCAGCAGCAGTTTGGTCCTGAAGCATGCAAAAGGAAGTTCAAGGTCATTCGATGGTGGTACCAGGTCGTTAGACCGGGGAAAAGTTCTTGGGAACGGACCGCAGTCACTCAATAGATCCACTGATGCTTTTAAAGATTGTGAAACAGCTGATAATTGGAAGGCTGATGCGGAAGAAAAAAACAATGAAACCACAAATAGTGATTCATGCGATATGGTATCTGGCGTACTCTATGACATGCTGCAAAAAGAGGTAGTTTCTTTGAGAAAGGCATGCCATGAGAAAGACCAAAGTCTGAAGGACAAGGATGATGCAATAGAG ATGTTAGCAAAGAAAGTAGATACATTAAATAAAGCAATGGAAGTGGAAGCTAAAAAGATGAGGCGGGAGATAGCTGCTATGGAGAAGGAATTTGCTGCGGTGCGCCTTGAGAAGGAACAAGAAAGCAAATCTAAACGACTTGGTAATTCAAAAGGACCTGGAACTTCTTCTCAGACGGTTTCTGGAAG AACTGCACCACGGGGTGGATTGGCGCGCAACCTCCAATAG
- the LOC120641044 gene encoding transcription termination factor MTEF18, mitochondrial-like — translation MILRSALRAARRLRWVPRVQLIVERSEPYRVAHWCATATRYGDVQESSPASSCGVTPIGHRYQLRPYSAAFARSGGEKPLDVEIEDDDEEVVDKELKQIKRRRIFWTAKQTFMEYLHVTRGLPFADAEHISKHSPAFVSKLLDQVKDAIKDPVEGGEEVVFRSKVKKTEVRDERVTKALVRLFRYHPLNEFEPFFESMGLKPVEYDSLLPRDLMFLADDEALLKNYHFLCNYGFMRIKIGRIYRAAVEVFSSGDNVLPSKLSALEELGFSKTTVIKLVTSCPVILTRDLNAEFKIMQWLDDGGIQRDWIGQFLSVRKSYNWKKMVDIPQFFAELGFDKEGIGKLIRQNPDFLLDGSGKVLFRTVSIMLKAGSGKKDLFNLFTDFPDVTARDFARNVQSVILLLAEIGVSDEDIKQFVVTNASILGSAQVKAANSVLTNLSVGKRRLWRIIKEDPRQLMKYTFGTKLNRLPPDRSNDKSLKEKVKFLKGVGFVEGSEDMKKALKSFRGKGDELQDRFDFLVRTGLSPTDVVNMIKVAPHVLNQKIHVLESKISFLLNETAYPLTALVAFPSYLSFTVERTKVRFLMYNWLQERGLVAPNFALATFLACSEKDFMKYYVQKHEMGPDVFEKFKREVAETKNTHCT, via the coding sequence ATGATCCTCCGCAGCGCATTGAGGGCTGCTCGCAGACTCAGGTGGGTTCCTCGAGTTCAGCTCATTGTGGAGCGCAGTGAGCCATACCGAGTGGCACACTGGTGTGCTACTGCTACCCGTTATGGGGATGTTCAAGAATCATCACCTGCATCAAGTTGTGGGGTCACACCAATTGGTCATCGGTATCAGTTGCGGCCTTACTCAGCTGCCTTTGCACGTAGTGGTGGGGAGAAACCCTTGGATGTGGAAattgaggatgatgatgaggaggtGGTGGATAAGGAGCTCAAGCAAATAAAGAGGAGACGGATTTTCTGGACCGCAAAGCAGACTTTCATGGAGTACCTCCATGTCACACGGGGGCTGCCATTTGCTGATGCCGAGCATATAAGCAAGCATTCGCCTGCTTTTGTGAGCAAGCTGCTTGACCAGGTGAAGGATGCTATCAAGGACCCTGTGGAGGGGGGTGAGGAGGTGGTGTTCAGATCAAAGGTGAAGAAGACTGAGGTGAGGGATGAGAGGGTCACTAAGGCATTGGTGCGGTTGTTCCGCTACCACCCTCTCAATGAGTTTGAGCCATTCTTCGAGAGCATGGGCCTCAAGCCAGTCGAGTATGATTCCTTGCTGCCTCGGGATCTCATGTTTCTTGCCGATGATGAGGCATTGCTGAAGAACTACCACTTTCTTTGCAATTATGGGTTTATGCGCATTAAGATAGGGAGGATATACAGGGCTGCTGTGGAGGTCTTTAGTTCTGGTGACAATGTGCTTCCATCTAAGCTGAGTGCTCTTGAGGAGCTAGGGTTCAGTAAAACAACTGTGATAAAACTTGTGACCTCTTGCCCTGTCATATTGACACGTGACCTAAATGCTGAATTCAAGATCATGCAGTGGCTAGATGATGGTGGAATTCAGAGAGACTGGATTGGTCAATTCTTGTCTGTACGGAAGTCATATAATTGGAAAAAGATGGTTGATATTCCTCAATTTTTCGCTGAATTGGGATTTGATAAGGAGGGTATTGGTAAATTGATAAGACAAAACCCAGATTTCTTGTTGGATGGTTCTGGAAAGGTACTGTTTAGAACAGTTTCAATCATGCTGAAAGCAGGGTCTGGAAAAAAAGATCTATTTAATCTTTTTACGGACTTCCCAGATGTAACAGCCAGGGACTTCGCAAGGAACGTGCAGAGTGTTATATTATTATTAGCTGAAATTGGTGTAAGTGATGAGGATATTAAGCAGTTTGTAGTTACAAATGCGTCAATCCTTGGTTCTGCTCAAGTGAAGGCAGCCAACAGCGTTCTTACAAATCTCAGCGTGGGAAAGAGGCGTTTGTGGAGGATAATAAAGGAGGACCCACGACAATTGATGAAATACACTTTTGGGACAAAGCTCAACCGCTTGCCGCCTGACAGGAGTAATGACAAATCATTGAAGGAGaaggtaaaatttttgaaaggcGTAGGATTTGTGGAAGGCTCTGAGGATATGAAGAAGGCACTCAAATCTTTCCGTGGTAAGGGTGATGAACTACAAGATCGGTTTGACTTTTTGGTTAGGACTGGACTTTCCCCAACGGATGTAGTGAACATGATCAAGGTAGCTCCACATGTTTTGAATCAGAAGATACATGTCCTTGAGTCCAAGATATCTTTCCTTTTAAATGAGACAGCTTATCCCCTAACTGCTCTAGTTGCGTTCCCTTCATACTTGTCATTCACTGTAGAGAGAACCAAAGTTAGGTTTTTAATGTACAATTGGCTGCAAGAAAGGGGATTGGTTGCTCCCAATTTTGCTCTAGCCACTTTCTTAGCTTGTTCGGAGAAAGATTTTATGAAGTATTATGTACAAAAACATGAAATGGGTCCAGACGTCTTTGAGAAGTTCAAGAGGGAGGTGGCTGAAACAAAAAACACACATTGTACTTGA